AACGCCGGACCGATGCTCCCCGCGGATGCCGCCAGGCTGCGACCGGTGCTGCAGCGGCACGGCATCCAGGTGCAGGGGCTCGACAAGTTCCCCCGGCTCACCGACTACGTGCAGCCCGCAGGCGTGCGCATCGCGGACGCGTCGCGGGTTCGCCTCGGCGCCCACCTCTCCCCGGGCACCACGGTCATGCACGAGGGCTTCGTGAACTTCAACGCCGGCACCCTCGGCGCGTCGATGGTGGAGGGACGCGTCTCGCAGGGCGTGGTCGTCGGCGACGGCAGCGACATCGGCGGCGGCGCATCCATCATGGGCACGCTCTCCGGCGGTGGGCAGCACCGCGTATCGATCGGCGCGCGCACGCTGCTGGGAGCCAACGCGGGAATCGGCATCTCGCTGGGCGACGACTGCATCGTCGAAGCCGGGCTCTATCTGACGGCAGGCACCAAGGTCGTCATCGTCGATGCGCAGGCCCCGGCAGACGGCCAGCGCACAGCGATCAAGGCCGTTGAGCTCTCGGGCCGCAGCGGGCTGCTGTTCCGTCGCAACTCGCTGAGCGGCGCCGTGGAGGTCGTGCAGCGCTCGGGTCACGGGGTGACGCTGAACGAGATGCTGCACGCCTGACGACGGTGCGCGCTGAGGCCCGCGGTCGCGGCTGCTGTCGGGTGCTCACGATGCGCCCTCAGGCTTGCGGTCGCGGCTGCTGTTAGGCTTGAGTCGACGCCCCTCGCGAAGCGAGACGTCTGCGTCGTCGATACCCCTCCGCACCGGCACCCGGTCGCGGTCACTCGAGCGGCGAAACGATGCGCGATCCCGCGCCGTCGCCCACTTCCGCAGCCACGCTGCGCCTTCCCGGAGATACTCCTATGCCTTCCTTCCTCGATCTCGGCGTGCCCGCCGCGCTGGCTGACGTTCTGACCGCCGACGGCAAGACCGAGCCGTTCGCCATCCAGCGCGACACCCTTCCCGATTCCCTCGCGGGCCGCGACCTGCTCGGCCGTGGGCGCACCGGCAGCGGCAAGACCATCGCCTTCGCCCTGCCGCTGGTGGCCCGTCTCGCCTCGTCCGGCACGCGCCGCCAGCCCGGCCGCCCCCGCGGTCTCGTGCTCGCGCCGACCCGCGAGCTCGCCACCCAGATCGCCGCGACCATCAAGCCGCTCGCCGAGGCCGTCGGCATGCGCGTCACCACCGTGTTCGGCGGCGTCTCGCAGCGCCCGCAGGAGCAGGCGATGCGCAGTGGCGTCGACATCGTCGTCGCCTGCCCCGGCCGCCTCGAAGACCTCATGAAGCAGGGCGTCGTCTCGCTCGGCGGCGTCGAGGTCGCCGTGCTCGACGAGGCCGACCACATGGCCGACCTCGGCTTCCTGCCCGGCGTCACCCGCATCCTCGCGGCCACCCCGGCCGGCGGGCAGCGTCTGCTGTTCAGTGCGACCCTCGACCGCGGCATCGACGCACTCGCGAAGCGGTTCCTCAGCAATCCGGTCAGCCACGAGGTCGACGAGGCCAGCGTGCCCGTCGGCGAGATGACCCACCGCGTGCTCATCGCCTCCGACGCGGATGCCAAGAAGAAGCTCGTAGAGGACCTGGCGTCCGGCCTCGGCCGTCGCATCCTCTTCACCCGCACGAAGCACCACGCCAAGAAGCTGGCCAAGCAGCTGACCTCGGCGGGCATCCCGTCGGTCGACCTGCACGGCAACCTCGGTCAGAACGCACGCGAGCGCAACCTCGCCGCGTTCGGCGCCGACCCCGCGAACGGCGGCGTGCGTGTGCTCGTCGCGACCGACGTCGCCGCGCGCGGCGTGCACGTCGATGACGTCGAGCTGGTCGTGCACGTCGACCCGCCCGTCGAGCACAAGGCGTATCTGCACCGCTCGGGCCGCACCGCCCGGGCCGGCGCTGCGGGCACGGTCGTCACGCTGATGCTGCCCGAGCAGCGCCGCGACGTGAAGGACATCCTGCGCAAGGCGCAGATCACGGTGGGCCTGGAGGACGTGACTCCCGCGATCGTCGACGAGCTGGTCGGCGAGCGCGCACCGAAGATCAAGACCGTCCCGGTCACTCAGCAGCAGAACAAGCCGAAGGCGAAGCCTGCGCAGCAGTCGGCCGGCCAGTCCGGCGCACGCTCCGGCTCCGGCCGTCGTCGCTCCGGTCGCGCCGGCGACACGGCCCAGCGCACGGATGTCGGCCGCGAGCGCGCACGCTCGCACGCCCAGAGCAGCCAGCCGCGCTACTCCACCCAGACCGGATCACCCGCGGGCCAGCAGCGCCAGGGCGACCACGGCGCCGCTCGCCCCTCGACGGGTCAGCAGCACGGCGCGGGACGCGCCCACACCGGCTCGCGCCGCGCCAGCCGGCCGCAGGGACGCTGACGTACAGATCCCCGACTGCGTACTCAGAGCGGCCGTCACATGAGGCGTTCCGCATCCGGCATCCGGCATCCGGCATCCGGCATCCGACATCCGACATCCGGCACAGCCTCGCCACCGTCGAGGCACGGCGCCGATACCACCTCGGCACAGCGCTGCCGCCGTTCGCGGCGCAGCGCTGCCACCGTCAGCACCTCTCAGCGCGAAACGAGTCTCCTGGACTCAGCGCGCCGGGAACGAGCGCTCGGGCGAGCCGACGTAGAGCTGCTGCGGGCGGCCGATCTTGGTCTGCGGGTCGAGGTTCAGCTCACGCCACTGCGCCAGCCAGCCCGGCAGGCGGCCGATCGCGAACAGCACCGTGAACATGCGCGTCGGGAAGCCCATCGCCTTGTAGATGACGCCGGTGTAGAAGTCGACGTTCGGGTAGAGCCGGCGCTCCTTGAAGTAGTCGTCGGCGAGCGCGATCTCCTCGAGCTCCTTGGCGAGGTCGAGCAGCGGATCTGTGACGCCGAGCTCGGAGAGCACCTCGTCGGCGGCCTCCTTGACGAGCTTCGCGCGCGGATCGTAGTTCTTGTAGACCCGGTGTCCGAAGCCCATCAGCTTCACACCGGCCTCCTTGTTCTTCACGCTCTCGACGAAGCGCTGCACGCTCTGTCCGGAATCGCGGATCTGACCGAGCATCGTCAGCACCGCCTCGTTCGCCCCGCCGTGCAGCGGGCCCGAGAGCGCCTGGATGCCGGCCGAGATCGACGCGAACTGGTTCGCGCCCGTCGAGCCGACCAGACGCACGGTAGAGGTCGAGGCGTTCTGCTCGTGATCCTCGTGCAGGATCAGCAGCAGCTCGAGCGCCTTCGACATCACCGGGTTCACCTCGTACGGCTCGCTGTGCACGCCGAAATTGAGCTTCAGGAAGTTGTCGACGAAGCTCAGCGAGTTGTCGGGGTAGAGGAAAGCCTGTCCGACGCTCTTCTTGTGCGCGTACGCGGCGATGACCGGCAGCTTGGCGAGCATGCGCACCATGTTCAGCTCGACGTGCTCGGGGTTGTGCGGGTCGGTCTGGCCCTCGTAGTAGGTCGACAGCGCCGCGACCGCGGATGAGAGCACCGACATCGGGTGTGCGGTGTGCGGCAGAGCCGAGAAGAAATGCTTGAGATCCTCGTGCAGCAGGGTGTGCCGGCGGATCTTCTCGTCGAACTCGGCGAGCTCGGTCGCCGTCGGCAGCTCGCCGTAGATCAGCAGCCAGGCCACCTCGAGGTAGCTGCAGTTCTTCGCGATCTGCTCGATCGGGTATCCGCGGTAGCGCAGGATGCCCTGATCGCCGTCGATGAAGGTGACGGCCGACTTGGTGGATGCTGTGTTCACGAAGCCGTAGTCGAGACCGGTGTAGCCGGTCTGACGCGTCAGCGTCGAGAAGTCGATGCTGTCGGTGCCGCTGCTTCCGCGGACGACGGGGAACTCCGCCGTGGTGTCGCCGATCGAAAGAGTCGCCTTCTCGGGCTGAGCTGCGCTCACGCCAACCTCCTGCTGCGTTCGTCTCGTCGTGGGCGATGAAAGACGCACGCAGCGCCGGTCCAGCAGACCCCATCGCCCCTACAGCCTAGTCGTGACCTCGGCCTACTGTGACATCCGCCAAGAGATGCGGGTCATCACGGCGTGGTACACACAAAAAACTCAGCGATCGGCCCCGCGCAGGCGCTCCGCGGCCTGCTCGACGCGCTCGAGCGGCGCGGTGAGCGACAGGCGCACGTGCTGGGCGGAGTGCTCGCCGTAGAAGTGGCCGGGCCCTGCGAGGATGCCGAGGGATGCCAGGCGGTCCATCGACTCCCAGGCATCACGCCCCTCTGTCGCCCACAGGTACAGGCCCGCCTCGGAGCCGTCGATGCGGAACCCGGCGTCGACGAGCGCCGGCAGCAGCGCGTCGCGGCGCTGACGATAGAGCTGCTTCTGCGCGGCGACGTGCTCGTCATCACGCAGGGCCACGGCCATCGCGTGCTGCACCGGCGCGGGCGGCATCAGGCCGAGGTGCTTGCGCGCAGCGAGGATGTCGCCGATCAGCGTCGAGCAGCCGGCGATGAACGCGGCGCGGTATCCGGCGAGATTGGACTGCTTGCTGAGCGAGTAGACGCTGAGCAGGTTCGCACGGCTGTCGCCTGTGACACGCGGGTCGAGCACCGACGGGATGGCCTGGCTCCGCCACGGGCCGTCCCAGCCGAGCTCGGCGTAGCACTCGTCGCTCGCCAGCACGGCGCCGAGCTCGCGAGCGCGGCGCACCGCGGCGCTCAGCGCCTCGAGGTTCCAGGTGCGCCCGTCGGGGTTGCCGGGGGTGTTGATCCAGATGAGCTTCGCACCCTCGGGCCATTGAGCCGGGTCATCGGCGGCGACGGTCGTCGCCCCGACGACCGCCGCACCGACGGCGTATGTCGGGTACGCGACGCGAGGATGAACGACGACATCGCCCGCACCGAGGCCGAGCAGGAGAGGCAGCAGCGCGACGAGCTCCTTCGAGCCGATCGTCGGCATGACGTTCGCCTCGGTGAGCCCGGGCACGCCGCGCCGGCGGGCATACCAGTCGACGATCGCGTGGCGAACATCGACCGTGCCGACGGTCTGCGGGTACGCGTGCGCGTCGGTGGCCTCGGCGAGCGCGCGGCGGATCACCTCGGGCGTGGGGTCGACCGGCGAGCCGATCGACAGGTCGACGAGGCCGTCGGGATGCTGAGCCGCCCGCTCGCGATAGGGGACGACGGCGTCCCAGGGGTAGTCCGCGAGATCCCGGACCCCCACTCAGTCCCCCTGCGGTGGCAGGACGCTGATCACCGGGTGGTCGAAGTCGTAGACGCCGACCTTGGATGCGCCGCCCGGAGAGCCGATCTCGTCGAAGAACTCGACGTTGGCCTTGTAGTAGTCGGCCCATTCCTCGGGCAGGTCGTCTTCGTAGTAGATCGCCTCGACGGGGCAGACCGGTTCGCAGGCGCCGCAGTCCACGCACTCGTCGGGGTGGATGTACAGCATCCGCTCGCCTTCGTAGATGCAGTCCACGGGGCATTCGTCGATGCAGGCGCGATCCTTGACATCGACGCAGGGAAGGGCGATCACGTACGTCACGGCTTCAGTCTACGACTCCTTAGCGCGCCTCGCCCCGCGGTGCTGCCGCACTCGCCGACAGATCCCTCAGGCGACGGGTGTCCGGCCAGGCCACGATGAGCATGACGATGCCTGCGGCGACGTACATCCAGATATTGCCGAGGGCCGTGTTCGGCACCACGATCGATCCCCCCGGTCCGCGCTGGGAGATCACCAGCAGCAGCGCCATCATGCCCAGTCCCGCGGCGAGCGCGGCCCAGCGATCTCCCGTCAGCGCGCGCAGCGCGATCAGCAGCGCGGCGCAAGCGACGCCGCCGAGGATCATGCCGACGGGGATCGGCCCGATCGTGAAGCTGTGCGCGATGGTGGCGGCGATGCCGTAGACGGCACCGACCAGGGCCGCGGCCAGCCACGAGAGGCCTCGGGAGAGCATTCTGCGCACGGAGTCAGCCTACTGCGCGCCACTGTCCGTCACCTGACGCAGCCCGTGTCACCCGGCGAGCCCGACCAGACGCAGCAGCGCCGCCACAGCCGCAGCGGCGAAGACGACGACGAGGAAGGACTGGCGCATCCACAGCAGACCGGCGGCGACGAGGACGGCCGGCACCCTGGCATCCACCATCACCGCCTGCCCGGCGCCCAGCGACTGCACCGCGACGAGCGCGCCCAGCAAGGCGACGGTGAGCAGATCCGAGATCCGTGCCGGCCTTGGCGCCTCCAGCAGGCCGGCCGGCACGAGGTACCCGGCGGCTTTCAGCCCGACGCAGATGCAGGCCGCGAGCAGCACAGCGCTCCACACCGTCATGACGTCGCCTCCGCCGTCGTCTCTGGGCGCCCCAGCCAGTTGAACCAGCCGACGACGACCGCGACGAGCGCGGCGACGAGCACCGGGAGACCGGGCAGGAGAAAGGGCGTGAGGCCGGCGGCTACGACCGCGGCGGCCACACCGACGGCGATCGCCTGCCGTTCCCGGAGCCGCGGCCAGAGCAGCGCGAGGAACGCGGCGGCGGCCGCCGCGTCGAGGCCCCACGTCTTCGGGTCGCCGAGCACGTCTCCCAGCAGGGCGCCGGCGAGCGTCGTGAGGTTCCAGCCGACGAGCACCCCGAGGCCGGTGAGCCAGAACCCGAGACGACGCAGGTGCGGCGTCTCCTGCGAGATGGCGACGGCTGTCGACTCGTCGATGGTGACGTGGGCGGCCGCCGCCCGGCGCCAGAAGCCGCCGCCGATGATCGATGACATGCGCATGCCGTAGGCGACGTTGCGCACGCCGAGCAGCGCGGCCGATGCGATCGCCGAGGGAAGAGCCGCGATGCCGCCGGCACTGAAGACGCCGATGAAGGCGAACTGCGAGCCGCCGGTGAACATCAGCAGGCTCAACACGCAGGTCTGCCAGACATCGAGCCCGGATGCCACTGATAGCGCGCCGAACGAGATGCCGTACGCGCTGGTGGCGATGGCGACCGCGAGGCCCTCCCGCCACACCTCCCTGCTGGCGCGGTCCGGCGGCCCTGTTCGCTCGGATGAACGCATGGACATCATTGTGAACAGCTATAAACGTCCAGTCAAATCGAACGATCGTTTGCCATAATGAACACATGGATCTGCGCGAACGTCTTGCCCTCGCCCTGCGCCGGGAGCGGGAGGGAGCCGGCTTATCGGTCTCCGAGCTCGCCAGACGAGCAGGAGTCTCGAAGGCGACCGTCTCGCAGCTCGAAGGGGGATCCGGCAACCCCAGCGTCGAGACGCTGTGGGCCATCGGTGTGGCATTGGGCGTGCCGTTCGCGACCCTGGTCGACGACCGTGCGCCGACGGCGCGGCTGATCCGTCTCGGAGATCATGCGGGGGTGCCGTCAGCGGCATCCCCCTATCTCGCCACACTGCTGTCTGCGGCGGCACCGGGCACGCGCCGCGACATCTACCTCATCCAGGCCGAGCCGGGCGAACCCAAGCGCTCGCTGCCGCACCATGCGGGCACGACCGAGCACATCGTGCTGATCAGCGGCGAGGCGCTGGTCGGACCCGATGAGGCGCCCGAGCTGCTGCAGCCGGGCGACTACCTGTCGTACGCCGGCGACGCGCCGCACATCTTCGACGCGCGCAGTCCCGGCACCAGCGCGGTGCTGGTGTCGGAGCTGCGCTGACGTCTCGGCGGCTCAGTACCAGTTGACCGCCTGCGAGTGGCCCCAGGCCGCGCACGGCGAGCCGTAGGCGCGGTCGATGTAGCCCAGCCCCCAGGCGATCTGCGTCGCGGCGTTGGTGCGCCAGTCGGCGCCGGCGCTGGCCATCTTGCTCCCAGGGAGCGACTGCGGGATGCCCGTGGCCCCGCCGTTGGGGTTGTAGGCCTGGTAGTTCCAGCCCGACTCCTTGGTCCACAGCTTCGCCAGGCACGAGAACTCGCCCTCGCCCCAGCCGTAGCGCTCAGCGGCCATGGCGCGCGCGGTCGCCTTCGCGCCCTCGGGCGTGTTCGCCGCCGCCAGGCGAGCCTGCTCCTCAGCCGCTCGTCGTGCGGCTTCCTCGGCGGCGATGCGCTCGGCCTCCGCCTTCGCGCGCGCTGCCTCCGCAGCCACGCGTGCGGCCTCCGCTTCCTTCCCGGCGGTCAGCGCGTTCTGCAGGTCGGAGGTCTTCGACTGGACGATGGTGGTGCCCAGCACCACATCGGCCGTGAGGTCGGCGACCTCTTCAGACGACAGCTGATCGGTCTTCACGAGCTTCTTCACGTCGGCCGTCAGCTCGCTGAGGTCGATCTCGGTCTGCTCGGTCGGCAGCGAGAACTCGACCTGGGCGACCACGTTGTTCAGCGACGCGGCGTTCACCAGGGCGATCTTGCCGTGGTCCGCGGCGTCGGCCGCCTGCTCGAGGGCGTGCTCGGAGGGGGTGGCGCCGATCGCGGCGGGGGCGAAGACCGCGCCGGCCGCGGCCGTGGCGGTCAGCACCGCGGCGATGGCGACGGCGATGAACGGACGCCGCATGCGGGAGGGGGCGGATGCCAGGTGTGCGACGCGCTCGGACGCACGGGTGTTCTGGATATCGATCATGGGGTGAGGTTCGACCTTCGGGTTGTCGACGGCCCGGACCCCTCGGGGCGCGCTCATCGGGAGCGCCGTATCCCGGGCACGAGAGACAAGCCTGTCCCCTGCACCTGGACGCCACCCTGCTCTCATCTGGACAGAACGTGCGCGCTTCCCGAGAATGACGCGCCACAGCACTCGGGGAAGTATGTTATGCGTTCGTTACTTTCCATACGCGCGGGCTGACCCGATGCCCGGCGTCGACGCCCGCTTTCAACGCTGAGGCCCCCTTGCAGCGACGCCGCCCGGAGGGGCGCGGATGCTGCGAGGGGGCCTCGACGAACAGCAGGCGGGTCAGGCGTTGGCGTCCTGACGCTTCAGGCGCGACGCCTCGCGACCGCGGGTGGTCTGGTCGAGGATCACCTTGCGGATGCGCACGGCATCCGGCGTCACCTCGACGCACTCGTCTTCGCGGGCGAACTCGAGCGACTCCTCGAGCGACAGGATGCGCGGCGGGGTCATCGACTCGAACGTGTCGGCCGTGGAGGAGCGCATGTTGGTGAGCTTCTTCTCCTTGGTGATGTTCACGTCCATGTCGTCGGCGCGCGAGTTCTCGCCGATGACCATGCCCTCGTAGACCTCTTCGGTGGGCTTGACGAAGAACGACATGCGCTCCTGCAGGGCGATCATCGCGAACGGGGTCACGACGCCGGAGCGGTCGGCGACGATCGAGCCGTTCTGACGCGCGACGATCGAGCCCGCCCATTCGTCGTAGCCGTGCGAGATCGCGTTGGCGATGCCGGTGCCGCGGGTGATCGAGAGGAACTCGGTGCGGAATCCGATCAGACCGCGGGAGGGCACGATGAACTCCATGCGGATCCAGCCGGTGCCGTGGTTGACCATGTTGTCCATGCGGCCGCGACGGTTCGCCATCAGCTGCGTCACCGCACCGAGGTGCTCCTCGGGCACGTCGATGGTGAGGTGCTCGTAGGGCTCGTGCACCTTGCCGTCGATCTTGCGGGTGACGACCTGCGGCTTGCCGACGGTGAGCTCGAAGCCCTCGCGGCGCATGTTCTCGACGAGGATGGCGAGCTGCAGCTCACCGCGGCCCTGCACCTCCCACGCATCCGGACGCCCGATGTCGTTCACGCGCAGCGACACGTTTCCGATCAGCTCGCGGTCGAGACGGTCCTTCACCATGCGAGCCGTCAGCTTGTGACCCTTGACCTTGCCGACCAGCGGCGAGGTGTTCGTGCCGATCGTCATCGAGATCGACGGCTCGTCGACCGAGATCTGCGGCAGCGGGCGCACGTCCTCCGGGTCGGCGATGGTCTCGCCGATCATGATGTCCGAGAAGCCCGCGATGACGGCGATGTCGCCGGGCCCGGCCGACTCGGCCGGGTAGCGCTCGAGCGCCTTGGTCATGAGCAGCTCGGTGATGCGCGCGTTCTGAGTGGTGCCGTCCTGACGCACCCAGGCGACGGTCTGACCCTTCTTCAGGGTGCCGTTGAAGATGCGCAGCAGGGCCAGGCGGCCGAGGAAGGCCGACGAGTCGAGGTTGGTGACCCACGCTTGCAGCGGAGCCTCGTCGTCGTACGACGGGGCCGGCACGTGCTCGAGGATCGCCTCGAACAGCGGCTCGAGATCGTCGTTGTCGGGCAGTTCGCCGTTCGCGGGACGGTTGCGGGAAGCGGCTCCCGCGCGACCGGAGGCGTAGACGACCGGAACGTCGAGCAGCGCGTCGACGTCGAGGTCGGGCACGTCGTCCTGCAGGTCGCTGGCCAGGCCCAGCAGCAGGTCGTGCGCCTCTTCCTCGACCTCGGCGATGCGGGCGTCGCCGCGGTCGGTCTTGTTGACCAGCAGGATGACGGGCAGCTTGGCCTCGAGCGCCTTGCGCAGCACGAAGCGAGTCTGCGGCAGCGGACCCTCGGAGGAGTCGACCAGCAGCACGACGCCGTCGACCATCGACAGCGCGCGCTCGACCTCGCCGCCGAAGTCGGCGTGACCGGGGGTGTCGACGACGTTGATCGTCACCGGCCCCTCGCTGTGCTTGCCGTTGTAGGTGATCGCCGTGTTCTTGGCGAGGATCGTGATGCCCTTCTCACGCTCGAGGTCGTTCGAGTCCATCGCGCGCTCTTCGACGTGCGCGTGCTCGCCGAACGAGCCGGTCTGACGGAGCATGGCATCGACGAGCGTGGTCTTGCCGTGGTCGACGTGTGCGACGATCGCGACGTTTCGGAGGTCAGAGCGGAGGGCGTGCGCCATTCAAGAAGTCCAATGCGGATTTGGTGTGAGATGGGGTGCCGCGTGCGCCGGATGAACGAGAGCGACGTTCCAGAATAGCGCACGCTCTCTGAACAGTGCCTGACGCGTTCGAATCGCTGAAACGGCGCCGATCGGGCGTGGATGCGGCCGATTGAGCTATCCGAACGGTCGCATCTACGATCAAGAGGGTGACGGCGACCAGGACGCGGCTGTGGTGGGAGATCGGCATCGTCCTCGCTCTGGGGCTCGGCCAGTCGGCGGTGTACGCGGTCGTACAGCTCGCCTACCGGCTCACCGACTCCACTCCCCTGGCCGATCAGACCGCGACGCTGAACCCCTCGCGCAGCGACCGTGAGGTCTTCGACCTCATCTATCAGCTGCTCTCGATCGGCTTCGGCGTCATGCCCGTGCTGCTGGTCTGCTTCCTGCTCTGGCGGTCACGCAGGCCGCATCTCGGGATGCTCGGACTCGACGGCACGAGACCCGCGCGCGACATCTGCTGGGGCCTCGGGCTCCTGGCCGTCATCGGCATCCCGGGGATGGCGCTCTACTTCGTCGGCCGCGCGCTCGGCTGGTTCGTGGCCGTCGACCCGGCAGGCCTCGACGCCCACTGGTGGACGGTGCCGGTCCTGCTGCTGTCGGCGGCTCGGGCATCGATCCAAGAGGAGTTCGTCGTGCTCGGCTACCTGTTCGCCAGACTCAGGCAGCTCGGCTGGGGCATGTGGCCGATCATCGTCGCGACCAGTGCGCTGCGGGCCACCTATCACCTCTACCAGGGTCCCGGTGCGTTCGTCGGCAACCTCGCGATGGGGCTGCTGTTCGGCTGGCTGTTCGCTCGGACCGGGCGTCTGATGCCGTTCCTCGTGGCGCACTTCGCGATCGACGCGACCGTCTTCGTCGGGTACCCGTGGGCGGCCGATACGTGGCCGGCGCTGTTCGGTCTCTCCGGCTGAAGGTCGCGCGCCTCAGGCGCGCGTGACCAGCACGGCCGTCACGGCCCAGGCGATGAGGACGAGCAGGGCGATGATCGCCGGGAAGTCCCACCCTCGTCGCACGGGCGGGACCGGCGTGACGTTCACCGCGCTCGCCTTCGCCTTGCGCAGCGCCGCCACGGCATCGTCAGCGCGTCCGTTGGCGTCTTCCTTGGTGCGTCCAGGGCCGAGACGCTG
The window above is part of the Microbacterium sp. nov. GSS16 genome. Proteins encoded here:
- the dapD gene encoding 2,3,4,5-tetrahydropyridine-2,6-dicarboxylate N-succinyltransferase, giving the protein MSTARTVWGIGLSTIASDGTVLDAWYPELGLGAQEPDDAAAAASTWGAFADDDERRGVTIEVVQLTIDLDAPVASTADAYLRLHALSHLLVRPNELSLDGIFGHLPTVAWTNAGPMLPADAARLRPVLQRHGIQVQGLDKFPRLTDYVQPAGVRIADASRVRLGAHLSPGTTVMHEGFVNFNAGTLGASMVEGRVSQGVVVGDGSDIGGGASIMGTLSGGGQHRVSIGARTLLGANAGIGISLGDDCIVEAGLYLTAGTKVVIVDAQAPADGQRTAIKAVELSGRSGLLFRRNSLSGAVEVVQRSGHGVTLNEMLHA
- a CDS encoding DEAD/DEAH box helicase codes for the protein MPSFLDLGVPAALADVLTADGKTEPFAIQRDTLPDSLAGRDLLGRGRTGSGKTIAFALPLVARLASSGTRRQPGRPRGLVLAPTRELATQIAATIKPLAEAVGMRVTTVFGGVSQRPQEQAMRSGVDIVVACPGRLEDLMKQGVVSLGGVEVAVLDEADHMADLGFLPGVTRILAATPAGGQRLLFSATLDRGIDALAKRFLSNPVSHEVDEASVPVGEMTHRVLIASDADAKKKLVEDLASGLGRRILFTRTKHHAKKLAKQLTSAGIPSVDLHGNLGQNARERNLAAFGADPANGGVRVLVATDVAARGVHVDDVELVVHVDPPVEHKAYLHRSGRTARAGAAGTVVTLMLPEQRRDVKDILRKAQITVGLEDVTPAIVDELVGERAPKIKTVPVTQQQNKPKAKPAQQSAGQSGARSGSGRRRSGRAGDTAQRTDVGRERARSHAQSSQPRYSTQTGSPAGQQRQGDHGAARPSTGQQHGAGRAHTGSRRASRPQGR
- a CDS encoding citrate synthase gives rise to the protein MSAAQPEKATLSIGDTTAEFPVVRGSSGTDSIDFSTLTRQTGYTGLDYGFVNTASTKSAVTFIDGDQGILRYRGYPIEQIAKNCSYLEVAWLLIYGELPTATELAEFDEKIRRHTLLHEDLKHFFSALPHTAHPMSVLSSAVAALSTYYEGQTDPHNPEHVELNMVRMLAKLPVIAAYAHKKSVGQAFLYPDNSLSFVDNFLKLNFGVHSEPYEVNPVMSKALELLLILHEDHEQNASTSTVRLVGSTGANQFASISAGIQALSGPLHGGANEAVLTMLGQIRDSGQSVQRFVESVKNKEAGVKLMGFGHRVYKNYDPRAKLVKEAADEVLSELGVTDPLLDLAKELEEIALADDYFKERRLYPNVDFYTGVIYKAMGFPTRMFTVLFAIGRLPGWLAQWRELNLDPQTKIGRPQQLYVGSPERSFPAR
- the dapC gene encoding succinyldiaminopimelate transaminase yields the protein MGVRDLADYPWDAVVPYRERAAQHPDGLVDLSIGSPVDPTPEVIRRALAEATDAHAYPQTVGTVDVRHAIVDWYARRRGVPGLTEANVMPTIGSKELVALLPLLLGLGAGDVVVHPRVAYPTYAVGAAVVGATTVAADDPAQWPEGAKLIWINTPGNPDGRTWNLEALSAAVRRARELGAVLASDECYAELGWDGPWRSQAIPSVLDPRVTGDSRANLLSVYSLSKQSNLAGYRAAFIAGCSTLIGDILAARKHLGLMPPAPVQHAMAVALRDDEHVAAQKQLYRQRRDALLPALVDAGFRIDGSEAGLYLWATEGRDAWESMDRLASLGILAGPGHFYGEHSAQHVRLSLTAPLERVEQAAERLRGADR
- the fdxA gene encoding ferredoxin; translated protein: MTYVIALPCVDVKDRACIDECPVDCIYEGERMLYIHPDECVDCGACEPVCPVEAIYYEDDLPEEWADYYKANVEFFDEIGSPGGASKVGVYDFDHPVISVLPPQGD
- a CDS encoding histidinol dehydrogenase; protein product: MLSRGLSWLAAALVGAVYGIAATIAHSFTIGPIPVGMILGGVACAALLIALRALTGDRWAALAAGLGMMALLLVISQRGPGGSIVVPNTALGNIWMYVAAGIVMLIVAWPDTRRLRDLSASAAAPRGEAR
- a CDS encoding AzlD domain-containing protein, with product MTVWSAVLLAACICVGLKAAGYLVPAGLLEAPRPARISDLLTVALLGALVAVQSLGAGQAVMVDARVPAVLVAAGLLWMRQSFLVVVFAAAAVAALLRLVGLAG
- a CDS encoding AzlC family ABC transporter permease — protein: MRSSERTGPPDRASREVWREGLAVAIATSAYGISFGALSVASGLDVWQTCVLSLLMFTGGSQFAFIGVFSAGGIAALPSAIASAALLGVRNVAYGMRMSSIIGGGFWRRAAAAHVTIDESTAVAISQETPHLRRLGFWLTGLGVLVGWNLTTLAGALLGDVLGDPKTWGLDAAAAAAFLALLWPRLRERQAIAVGVAAAVVAAGLTPFLLPGLPVLVAALVAVVVGWFNWLGRPETTAEATS
- a CDS encoding helix-turn-helix domain-containing protein, producing the protein MDLRERLALALRREREGAGLSVSELARRAGVSKATVSQLEGGSGNPSVETLWAIGVALGVPFATLVDDRAPTARLIRLGDHAGVPSAASPYLATLLSAAAPGTRRDIYLIQAEPGEPKRSLPHHAGTTEHIVLISGEALVGPDEAPELLQPGDYLSYAGDAPHIFDARSPGTSAVLVSELR
- a CDS encoding phospholipase gives rise to the protein MIDIQNTRASERVAHLASAPSRMRRPFIAVAIAAVLTATAAAGAVFAPAAIGATPSEHALEQAADAADHGKIALVNAASLNNVVAQVEFSLPTEQTEIDLSELTADVKKLVKTDQLSSEEVADLTADVVLGTTIVQSKTSDLQNALTAGKEAEAARVAAEAARAKAEAERIAAEEAARRAAEEQARLAAANTPEGAKATARAMAAERYGWGEGEFSCLAKLWTKESGWNYQAYNPNGGATGIPQSLPGSKMASAGADWRTNAATQIAWGLGYIDRAYGSPCAAWGHSQAVNWY
- the typA gene encoding translational GTPase TypA, whose protein sequence is MAHALRSDLRNVAIVAHVDHGKTTLVDAMLRQTGSFGEHAHVEERAMDSNDLEREKGITILAKNTAITYNGKHSEGPVTINVVDTPGHADFGGEVERALSMVDGVVLLVDSSEGPLPQTRFVLRKALEAKLPVILLVNKTDRGDARIAEVEEEAHDLLLGLASDLQDDVPDLDVDALLDVPVVYASGRAGAASRNRPANGELPDNDDLEPLFEAILEHVPAPSYDDEAPLQAWVTNLDSSAFLGRLALLRIFNGTLKKGQTVAWVRQDGTTQNARITELLMTKALERYPAESAGPGDIAVIAGFSDIMIGETIADPEDVRPLPQISVDEPSISMTIGTNTSPLVGKVKGHKLTARMVKDRLDRELIGNVSLRVNDIGRPDAWEVQGRGELQLAILVENMRREGFELTVGKPQVVTRKIDGKVHEPYEHLTIDVPEEHLGAVTQLMANRRGRMDNMVNHGTGWIRMEFIVPSRGLIGFRTEFLSITRGTGIANAISHGYDEWAGSIVARQNGSIVADRSGVVTPFAMIALQERMSFFVKPTEEVYEGMVIGENSRADDMDVNITKEKKLTNMRSSTADTFESMTPPRILSLEESLEFAREDECVEVTPDAVRIRKVILDQTTRGREASRLKRQDANA